One window of the Dreissena polymorpha isolate Duluth1 chromosome 5, UMN_Dpol_1.0, whole genome shotgun sequence genome contains the following:
- the LOC127832524 gene encoding uncharacterized protein LOC127832524, which yields MAKQRAPNFTLQENILLAHLMGEDYSNFGMSRHKLDRHRFTSQISSSVKKEMWGNVETAFNSNSTGTQRKGSDLEKKWENLTSTQRGIYQDHQRMLTLTGRPPFNSKCTILTEAVMNVIGKEGVDVMGIGPRSLDTSMLQLTHMRDDDQQDTENNMTTCTSSGAMSTPVSVNQKRRYTPSVSENGSSSSAISPRDEPSHSCCSHCSLHEIKRLKKRKLELQIRFYEAQLARLGEE from the exons ATGGCGAAACAACGAGCGCCCAACTTCACGCTCCAAGAAAATATTCTCCTCGCTCATTTGATGGGAGAGGACTACTCAAACTTTGGTATGTCCAGGCATAAACTGGACAGGCATAGGTTTACCAGCC AAATTtctagctctgtgaaaaaggaaATGTGGGGAAATGTTGAGACCGCCTTCAATTCCAACAGTACGGGTACTCAAAGAAAAGGCAGTGACCTAGAAAAGAAATGGGAGAATCTTACATCTACCCAAAGAGGAATTTACCAAGATCATCAGCGCATGCTGACATTGACTG GAAGGCCTCCCTTCAACTCCAAATGTACCATCCTCACCGAGGCGGTAATGAACGTTATCGGGAAAGAGGGAGTGGATGTTATGGGCATTGGGCCCCGCAGCCTAGACACATCTATGCTGCAATTGACTCATATGcg TGATGATGATCAGCAAGATACTGAAAACAACATGACCACGTGCACCTCAAG TGGTGCGATGTCCACTCCAGTTTCAGTAAATCAGAAAAGAAG ATATACCCCATCAGTGTCTGAGAATGGCTCTAGTAGCTCAGCTATTTCTCCTCGAGACGAGCCTTCACATTCATG TTGCAGTCACTGCAGTCTGCATGAGATTAAGCGTCTGAAGAAGAGGAAGCTAGAACTTCAAATACGGTTCTATGAGGCCCAGTTGGCGCGATTGGGCGAggagtaa
- the LOC127832526 gene encoding putative nuclease HARBI1 has translation MFDANCLIRDIVPLWPGAVHDARILRQSGLFQIMEQNVVDDQHQYLLGDSGYPCKRWLLTPFMNPADEHQLIYNRAHKRTRSVVERSIGILKRRWAILHNEIRLHPLKSCKVILSCAVLHNICNMRNLPMDPLDIGALQDHPENYNGNEDGLRYRNVVANTFFRSCSRY, from the exons atGTTTGATGCCAATTGTCTGATTAGAGACATTGTACCGCTGTGGCCTGGGGCTGTCCATGATGCCAGAATCTTAAGGCAAAGTGGCCTATTTCAAATCATGGAGCAGAATGTTGTCGATGACCAACATCAATATCTACTTGGGGATTCGGGATATCCGTGCAAGAGATGGCTCCTCACTCCATTTATGAATCCAGCTGATGAGCACCAGCTGATTTACAACCG GGCACACAAACGTACGAGATCTGTTGTTGAGCGTTCCATTGGAATTTTGAAAAGGAGATGGGCTATTCTtcacaatgaaattcgattgcaTCCATTAAAGTCGTGCAA GGTGATTTTGTCATGCGCTGTTCTGCATAATATATGCAACATGCGAAATCTGCCAATGGATCCTTTGGACATAGGTGCCTTACAAGATCATCCTGAAAATTACAATGGAAATGAAGATGGCCTTCGTTACAGGAATGTAgtagcaaatacattttttagatCATGTTCACGTTATTGA